A genomic stretch from Telopea speciosissima isolate NSW1024214 ecotype Mountain lineage chromosome 7, Tspe_v1, whole genome shotgun sequence includes:
- the LOC122667170 gene encoding alpha-1,3/1,6-mannosyltransferase ALG2 isoform X1: MEKKKGKGVESSKLNVAIIHPDLGIGGAERLIVDAAVELVSHGHNVHIFTAHHDKTRCFEETLTGGFPVTVYGAFLPRHIFYRFHAVCAYLRCIFVTVCMLLFWPSFDVILADQVSIVIPLLRIKKSMKVVFYCHFPDQLLAQHTTALRRIYRKPIDMVEESTTGMADLILVNSRFTASTFANTFKTLDARGFRPAVLHPAVNVEQFDEPYAYNLNFLSINRFERKKNIGLAISAFAMLHAHERDVLQGRNLVKVSLTIAGGFDKRLKENVEYLEELKSLAEREGVSDRVSFITSCSTAERNCLLSQCLCVLYTPKDEHFGIVPLEAMAAQKPVIACNSGGPVETIKDGITGFLCDPTPQKFSLAMARFISDPELAEKMGREARQHVSESFSTKIFGLRLDQFIINVAQGKSDKGVN; encoded by the exons GTGGAGCTGAAAGGTTAATTGTTGATGCAGCTGTCGAGCTTGTATCCCATGGGCACAATGTTCATATTTTTACAGCTCACCATGACAAGACTCGTTGTTTTGAGGAGACTCTCACAG GTGGTTTTCCAGTTACAGTATATGGTGCTTTCCTACCCCGCCATATTTTCTATCGGTTTCATGCAGTGTGTGCATATTTGCGGTGTATCTTTGTCACTGTCTGCATGCTACTCTTTTGGCCCTCTTTCGATGTTATATTGGCAGACCAGGTCTCCATTGTCATTCCCTTGTTGAGAATTAAAAAGTCCATGAAG GTTGTATTCTATTGCCATTTTCCTGATCAGTTGCTGGCGCAGCATACAACTGCTCTTAGGAGGATATATCGGAAGCCGATTGACATGGTTGAAGAATCAACTACTG GGATGGCAGATCTGATTCTTGTTAACAGCCGATTTACTGCCTCCACTTTTGCCAATACATTTAAGACTCTTGATGCCCGAGGGTTTCGACCAGCTGTTCTTCACCCAGCAGTCAATGTGGAGCAGTTTGATGAACCCTATGCTTACAA CTTGAATTTTCTCTCTATCAAtcgttttgaaagaaaaaagaacattgGTTTAGCAATTTCGGCATTTGCAATGCTTCACGCTCATGAAAGAGATGTTCTTCAAGGTCGTAACTTGGTCAAGGTTTCCCTGACTATTGCAG GTGGCTTTGATAAACGCCTCAAGGAGAACGTAGAGTACTTGGAAGAACTTAAAAGCTTAGCAGAAAGGGAAGGAGTCTCTGACCGGGTTAGCTTCATCACATCCTGCTCGACAGCAGAAAGGAATTGTCTCCTCTCCCAGTGCCTATGTGTCCTCTACACTCCAAAG GATGAACACTTTGGCATTGTTCCCTTGGAGGCAATGGCAGCCCAAAAACCTGTTATTGCATGCAATAGTGGGGGCCCTGTGGAGACTATTAAGGATGGCATCACAGGGTTCCTTTGTGATCCAACCCCACAGAAGTTCTCACTGGCTATGGCCAGGTTCATTAGTGATCCCGAGCTGGCAGAGAAGATGGGCAGAGAAGCTCGGCAACATGTTAGTGAGTCATTCTCTACCAAGATTTTTGGCCTACGGTTGGATCAATTTATTATTAATGTTGCCCAGGGTAAGAGCGACAAGGGGGTAAACTAA
- the LOC122667170 gene encoding alpha-1,3/1,6-mannosyltransferase ALG2 isoform X2, which yields MEKKKGKGVESSKLNVAIIHPDLGIAVELVSHGHNVHIFTAHHDKTRCFEETLTGGFPVTVYGAFLPRHIFYRFHAVCAYLRCIFVTVCMLLFWPSFDVILADQVSIVIPLLRIKKSMKVVFYCHFPDQLLAQHTTALRRIYRKPIDMVEESTTGMADLILVNSRFTASTFANTFKTLDARGFRPAVLHPAVNVEQFDEPYAYNLNFLSINRFERKKNIGLAISAFAMLHAHERDVLQGRNLVKVSLTIAGGFDKRLKENVEYLEELKSLAEREGVSDRVSFITSCSTAERNCLLSQCLCVLYTPKDEHFGIVPLEAMAAQKPVIACNSGGPVETIKDGITGFLCDPTPQKFSLAMARFISDPELAEKMGREARQHVSESFSTKIFGLRLDQFIINVAQGKSDKGVN from the exons CTGTCGAGCTTGTATCCCATGGGCACAATGTTCATATTTTTACAGCTCACCATGACAAGACTCGTTGTTTTGAGGAGACTCTCACAG GTGGTTTTCCAGTTACAGTATATGGTGCTTTCCTACCCCGCCATATTTTCTATCGGTTTCATGCAGTGTGTGCATATTTGCGGTGTATCTTTGTCACTGTCTGCATGCTACTCTTTTGGCCCTCTTTCGATGTTATATTGGCAGACCAGGTCTCCATTGTCATTCCCTTGTTGAGAATTAAAAAGTCCATGAAG GTTGTATTCTATTGCCATTTTCCTGATCAGTTGCTGGCGCAGCATACAACTGCTCTTAGGAGGATATATCGGAAGCCGATTGACATGGTTGAAGAATCAACTACTG GGATGGCAGATCTGATTCTTGTTAACAGCCGATTTACTGCCTCCACTTTTGCCAATACATTTAAGACTCTTGATGCCCGAGGGTTTCGACCAGCTGTTCTTCACCCAGCAGTCAATGTGGAGCAGTTTGATGAACCCTATGCTTACAA CTTGAATTTTCTCTCTATCAAtcgttttgaaagaaaaaagaacattgGTTTAGCAATTTCGGCATTTGCAATGCTTCACGCTCATGAAAGAGATGTTCTTCAAGGTCGTAACTTGGTCAAGGTTTCCCTGACTATTGCAG GTGGCTTTGATAAACGCCTCAAGGAGAACGTAGAGTACTTGGAAGAACTTAAAAGCTTAGCAGAAAGGGAAGGAGTCTCTGACCGGGTTAGCTTCATCACATCCTGCTCGACAGCAGAAAGGAATTGTCTCCTCTCCCAGTGCCTATGTGTCCTCTACACTCCAAAG GATGAACACTTTGGCATTGTTCCCTTGGAGGCAATGGCAGCCCAAAAACCTGTTATTGCATGCAATAGTGGGGGCCCTGTGGAGACTATTAAGGATGGCATCACAGGGTTCCTTTGTGATCCAACCCCACAGAAGTTCTCACTGGCTATGGCCAGGTTCATTAGTGATCCCGAGCTGGCAGAGAAGATGGGCAGAGAAGCTCGGCAACATGTTAGTGAGTCATTCTCTACCAAGATTTTTGGCCTACGGTTGGATCAATTTATTATTAATGTTGCCCAGGGTAAGAGCGACAAGGGGGTAAACTAA